The Naumovozyma dairenensis CBS 421 chromosome 1, complete genome genome includes a region encoding these proteins:
- the NDAI0A06430 gene encoding uncharacterized protein (similar to Saccharomyces cerevisiae OSH2 (YDL019C) and SWH1 (YAR042W); ancestral locus Anc_3.175), whose product MATNNDVGTPEQVTNVPISKPLLKLKALELLRQGDFEALQKFRISQLESNPAEKDTECLLLHLAVQVAPTPLIEKIINNWTQPKNSSSSPTMTKPLKTLDINYQDVNGNTPLHLAAAQSRREVVLMLLRQPEINECITNKSDLVPVEMCKDLNIAQLMQIERSNYLTKTKNQIHDAFEKNDIKTLETILNTPRNVDVLDINYFDQKSGDSLLHTFVRKRNIEMCSWLLKHGADPHRKNFDGKTPLDLLKENNGRLTSPASGTPSSTSKKETSSTAIKKNSFTESELRMILEKAVKNNTINDVAVPIGKAPTFKGYLKKFTNFAQGYKLRWFVLTSDGKLSYYKAPQAMKNKKCRGSLDLSSCYIHLNSTEKLKFEIIGTGNTRARWQLKGNNHEETNQWVCFIQSAIRFAKDEKMNKRNKNNTIPPSLAIKRGRMLPPSASTSAVNKSRITTAPGNKVKTQALRSPSVDLYRNTSNPASVASSEVELSGNLTVSGKRYVSQMIENRLESSSGMISSHSRTPTVESFQPLKLSETLTNHTTPTLKNTLLLTSPVDTTNGSIDSPFDDDDEIDNLIDDNRNSDEEGESGAFAKVDKDEEYLKMEYGPYTEKLNMYQRTISIGLHAVIEVLNGDGNISSTDVIETRKSLNNIGNIFSDMNNLTAERDKVLVGMLTKERDINNVWIQSVRDLERELTNKSERLASLDKERRHLKRKFRKKVLEAKENALVNDNASNNNESSDSEMSDESDTLEDIAKFISATRDEDENSDVEEFFDAEELVDSDSSGHTSVDNKSEQRSHLTVTKVEHPLRNRDSIDEQPRSEEILQGTQKKTLPEYEEPRENQNRKQQQSLNGDESANYNTQKDEVSMSQSEKQLAREQQVTLIGSNKKQKTKEELLLNEGSFLGYEDGIRKRLALDQDDRPKVSLWGVLKSMVGKDMTRMTLPVTFNEPTSLLQRVTEDLEYSELLDQAASYDDSLLRLLYISVFTASSYASTIGRVAKPFNPLLGETYEYSRPDKHFRFFTEQVSHHPPISATWTESPKWDFWGESYVDSKFNGRNFQFKHLGLWYIKMRPDNGSPEELYTFKKPNNTVIGILVGNPQVDNHGDVKIMNHTTGEYCILNFKARGWRSSGAYEVRGEVFNKQKKCVWVIGGHWNDSIYGKKVTGKGNTELSLEKTKTAASTATRRGPTTDGSKFLVWKAAPRPDAPFHLTPFAITMNAPQPHLVPWLAPTDTRLRPDQRAMEDGRYDDAANEKHRLEEKQRGVRKYREANNLEYSPRWFTKEIHPVTKLPYWRYRGDYWPLRRDKKLKGVSDIF is encoded by the coding sequence ATGGCAACTAACAATGATGTTGGAACACCAGAGCAAGTGACTAACGTTCCAATAAGTAAGccattattaaaattaaaagcTCTCGAATTATTACGCCAAGGAGACTTTGAAGCCCTACAAAAGTTTAGAATATCTCAATTAGAATCAAATCCAGCTGAAAAGGATACTGAATGTCTCTTACTTCATTTAGCAGTTCAAGTTGCCCCAACCccattaattgaaaaaattatcaataattgGACTCAACCAAAGAATTCTTCGTCTTCACCCACAATGACAAAGCCTTTGAAGACGTTAGATATTAACTATCAAGATGTAAATGGGAACACTCCTTTACATTTGGCGGCGGCTCAATCACGAAGGGAAGTTGTATTAATGCTATTAAGACAACcagaaattaatgaatgtATCACTAATAAGTCCGATCTAGTACCTGTTGAAATGTGtaaagatttaaatattGCACAACTGATGCAAATTGAAAGATCAAATTACCTTACTAAGACGAAAAATCAAATCCATGATgcatttgaaaaaaatgatataaaAACTTTAGAAACCATTTTGAATACTCCAAGAAATGTTGATGTTTTAGATATTAATTACTTTGATCAGAAATCAGGTGATAGCTTGTTACATACCTTTGTGAGAAAGAGAAACATTGAAATGTGTTCATGGTTATTGAAACATGGTGCAGATCCTCATAGAAAGAACTTCGATGGTAAAACACCGCTAGACctattgaaagaaaataatggaagGCTTACTTCACCTGCTTCAGGAACACCTTCCTCAACTTCAAAAAAAGAGACTTCATCAACTGcaataaagaagaattcgTTTACGGAGTCAGAACTAAGAATGATATTGGAAAAAGCGGTTAAGAATAATACCATCAACGATGTAGCTGTCCCAATTGGCAAAGCACCAACTTTCAAAggatatttgaaaaaattcacAAATTTTGCTCAAGGATATAAACTTCGTTGGTTTGTATTGACATCCGATGGGAAATTATCATACTATAAAGCTCCACAAgctatgaaaaataaaaaatgtcGTGGTTCACTTGATTTATCTAGTTGttatattcatttaaattctactgaaaaattgaaatttgaaattattggCACTGGTAATACAAGGGCAAGATGGCAATTGAAGGGTAATAACcatgaagaaacaaatcAATGGGTTTGCTTCATTCAAAGTGCCATAAGATTTGCTAAAGATgagaaaatgaataaaagaaataaaaacaatacaatacCTCCATCGTTGGCAATTAAAAGAGGGCGTATGCTGCCACCATCTGCGTCTACGTCAGCGGTTAATAAATCTAGAATTACTACTGCACCCGGGAATAAAGTGAAAACGCAAGCATTAAGATCTCCTTCGGTTGACCTATATAGAAATACAAGCAACCCGGCATCAGTTGCTTCTAGTGAAGTTGAATTGAGCGGTAACCTGACCGTTTCTGGTAAGCGTTACGTCAGTCAAATGATTGAAAATAGATTAGAAAGTTCATCTGGTATGATATCTAGTCATTCGCGTACGCCTACTGTAGAATCTTTTCAACCATTAAAATTAAGTGAAACTTTAACGAACCATACCACTCCAACTTTGAAGAACACGTTGTTATTGACCTCTCCGGTCGACACAACTAATGGAAGTATTGATTCACCTTTTGAcgacgatgatgaaattgataatttgattGACGACAATCGAAACtctgatgaagaaggtgaaAGTGGTGCATTTGCTAAAGTagataaagatgaagaatatttaaagatgGAATATGGCCCATATACTGAAAAGTTAAACATGTATCAAAGAACTATTTCCATTGGGTTACATGCCGTTATTGAAGTGTTGAATGGGGACGGAAATATTTCCAGTACAGACGTCAttgaaacaagaaaatccTTAAACAATATAGGAAATATTTTCAGTGATATGAATAACTTGACAGCAGAAAGAGATAAAGTATTAGTAGGTATGTTAACGAAAGAACGTGATATCAACAATGTATGGATCCAATCTGTAAGGGATTTAGAAAGAGAGTTGACAAATAAAAGTGAACGTTTGGCATCGCTAGATAAAGAAAGGAGacatttgaaaagaaagttCCGTAAGAAAGTTTTAGAGGCCAAAGAGAATGCACTTGTTAATGATAAtgcttcaaataataatgaatccTCTGATAGTGAAATGTCAGATGAATCTGATACTTTAGAAGATATCGCCAAATTTATTAGTGCTACAAGagatgaagatgagaaTTCAGatgttgaagaattttttgATGCAGAAGAACTGGTGGATTCAGATTCCAGTGGTCATACCTCAGTGGATAACAAATCAGAACAACGTTCTCACCTTACCGTTACCAAAGTAGAACATCCCTTGAGAAATAGAGATTCTATTGATGAGCAGCCTCGAAGTGAGGAAATACTACAGGGAACACAGAAGAAGACCTTACCAGAGTATGAAGAACCAAgagaaaatcaaaatcgAAAGCAGCAGCAATCACTGAATGGAGATGAATCCGCTAATTATAATACTCAAAAAGATGAAGTTTCAATGAGCCAATCTGAAAAGCAGTTGGCAAGAGAACAACAAGTAACTCTGATTGGgtcaaataaaaaacagAAAACTAAAGAGGAATTATTACTTAATGAAGGATCTTTCCTAGGTTACGAAGatggaattagaaaaagaTTAGCGTTAGATCAAGATGATAGACCTAAGGTTAGTTTATGGGGTGTATTAAAATCTATGGTTGGTAAAGATATGACAAGAATGACGCTACCTGTTACATTTAATGAACcaacttcattattacaaagAGTCACAGAGGATTTGGAGTATTCAGAATTATTAGACCAGGCAGCATCATATGACGATTCCCTTTTAAGATTGCTTTACATCTCGGTGTTTACTGCATCATCGTATGCATCTACGATTGGTAGAGTGGCTAAGCCATTTAATCCTTTATTAGGTGAAACTTATGAATATTCAAGACCCGATAAACATTTCAGATTTTTCACAGAACAAGTCTCACATCATCCACCTATTTCTGCAACGTGGACAGAATCACCCAAATGGGATTTTTGGGGGGAATCATATGTTGATTCTAAATTTAATGGTagaaatttccaatttaaacATTTGGGTCTTTGGTATATTAAAATGAGACCAGATAATGGATCACCAGAGGAATTATATACTTTTAAGAAACCGAACAATACAGTTATTGGTATTCTTGTTGGTAATCCACAAGTGGATAATCATGGTGATGTCAAGATCATGAATCATACCACGGGAGAATATTGTatattaaatttcaaaGCTCGTGGTTGGAGATCATCTGGCGCTTACGAAGTTAGAGGTGAGGTATTTAATAAACAGAAAAAATGTGTATGGGTTATTGGCGGACATTGGAATGACTCGATTTATGGGAAAAAAGTTACAGGTAAAGGCAATACTGAGTTATCCTTAGAGAAAACAAAGACTGCTGCATCTACAGCGACGAGACGCGGTCCCACAACTGATGGATCTAAATTCTTAGTATGGAAGGCAGCGCCAAGACCGGATGCACCTTTCCATTTGACTCCTTTTGCCATTACAATGAATGCCCCACAACCACATTTAGTTCCTTGGTTAGCTCCCACAGATACTCGTTTGAGACCTGATCAGAGAGCCATGGAAGACGGTAGGTATGACGATGCTGCCAATGAGAAACATAGATTGGAAGAAAAGCAAAGAGGTGTTAGGAAATATAGAGAAGCTAATAATCTGGAATATTCACCAAGATGGTTTACGAAGGAAATACATCCAGTAACCAAGCTACCCTATTGGAGATATAGAGGTGATTATTGGCCATTAAGAAGGgataagaaattaaaggGTGTTTCCGATATCTTTTAA